A single genomic interval of Mucilaginibacter robiniae harbors:
- a CDS encoding ribose-phosphate pyrophosphokinase — protein sequence MPLQFNSVKLFSGSGSPELADKIAKAYGRELGDLTIARFSDGEFQPYINESVRGCDVFFIQSTNPPTDNLMELLMMIDAARRASAHYVTAVIPYFGLARQDRKDKPRVAIGAKLSANLLTAAGANRVMTMDLHAAQIQAFFDIPVDHLDASIIFVPYIKSLALPNLTIASPDMGGSYRARTFAKFFNAEVVICDKRRKRANEIESMTIIGDVTDQDIVLIDDICDTAGTLAKAAALIMERGARSVRAVCTHPVLSGKAYETIENSALTELIVTDTIPLKQESSKIRVLSTADLFAKAIANVNEHGSISQLFKID from the coding sequence ATGCCACTACAATTCAATTCAGTTAAGTTATTTTCAGGCTCGGGCTCACCGGAACTGGCTGATAAAATTGCAAAAGCTTATGGTCGTGAATTGGGTGATCTTACCATTGCCCGTTTTAGTGATGGCGAATTTCAGCCATACATCAATGAATCAGTTCGTGGCTGCGATGTTTTCTTTATCCAATCCACCAACCCGCCTACCGATAATTTAATGGAACTGTTGATGATGATTGATGCCGCTCGCCGTGCATCAGCTCATTACGTAACTGCCGTTATCCCTTACTTCGGCTTGGCCCGTCAGGATCGAAAAGATAAACCCCGAGTGGCTATAGGCGCTAAGTTGTCTGCCAACCTGCTTACCGCAGCAGGCGCCAACCGGGTAATGACGATGGATTTGCACGCCGCCCAGATACAAGCATTTTTTGATATTCCGGTAGATCATCTGGATGCTTCCATCATTTTTGTACCGTATATTAAAAGTTTGGCACTGCCTAACCTGACTATAGCTTCGCCAGATATGGGAGGCTCGTACCGCGCACGTACCTTTGCCAAGTTTTTTAACGCCGAAGTCGTTATTTGCGATAAGCGTCGTAAACGGGCCAATGAAATTGAATCCATGACCATTATTGGTGATGTGACCGATCAGGATATTGTATTGATTGATGACATTTGCGATACGGCCGGTACACTGGCTAAAGCCGCTGCACTGATTATGGAGCGTGGTGCCCGTAGCGTACGTGCCGTATGTACCCATCCGGTACTGTCAGGCAAGGCGTATGAAACTATCGAAAACTCGGCTTTAACTGAGCTGATTGTTACCGATACCATACCGCTGAAACAAGAAAGTAGCAAAATAAGAGTATTATCAACAGCCGATTTGTTTGCCAAAGCCATTGCGAATGTAAATGAGCATGGTTCGATCAGTCAGCTATTTAAAATAGATTAA
- a CDS encoding Spx/MgsR family RNA polymerase-binding regulatory protein, whose protein sequence is MIKVYGIPNCNTVKKALDWLKQHQVAYEFHDFKKLGIGADKLEEWQQKAGYESFLNKQGLTWKQLDAATKESIKTPADALQLMQQKTSMIKRPVIEADGNLYFGFNEEAYQQRFGSKG, encoded by the coding sequence ATGATTAAAGTATATGGTATTCCTAATTGTAATACAGTAAAAAAAGCGCTTGACTGGTTGAAACAGCACCAGGTAGCTTATGAGTTTCATGATTTTAAAAAGCTAGGCATTGGTGCTGATAAGCTGGAAGAATGGCAGCAAAAAGCAGGTTATGAAAGCTTTTTAAATAAACAGGGTTTAACTTGGAAACAACTGGATGCCGCTACTAAAGAAAGTATTAAAACGCCGGCTGATGCCTTGCAGTTGATGCAGCAAAAAACCAGCATGATTAAGCGCCCGGTTATTGAAGCTGATGGTAACTTGTACTTTGGCTTTAATGAAGAAGCTTATCAGCAACGTTTCGGCTCAAAAGGTTAA
- the pth gene encoding aminoacyl-tRNA hydrolase → MKYLIVGLGNIGPEYADTRHNIGFMILDEMAKQEGAKFYNMRLAYYTEVSHKSRNLYLIKPTTYMNLSGKAVSYWMNQLKIPVENVLVLVDDLALPLGTLRLKPKGSSAGHNGLKNIEAVLGNNNYPRLRFGISDNYPKGRQVDYVLSGFDEDEKPELPALIDRSIEMIKSFAAIGTELTMTKFNK, encoded by the coding sequence ATGAAATACTTAATTGTTGGCTTAGGCAACATCGGTCCCGAATATGCAGATACCCGGCACAACATCGGTTTTATGATATTGGATGAAATGGCCAAACAGGAAGGCGCCAAGTTTTACAATATGCGATTGGCCTATTATACCGAAGTAAGCCATAAAAGCCGCAATTTGTACCTGATTAAGCCTACTACCTACATGAACCTGAGCGGTAAAGCCGTGAGCTACTGGATGAACCAGTTGAAAATACCGGTAGAAAATGTGTTGGTTTTGGTAGATGACCTGGCGCTACCGCTAGGTACACTTCGCCTCAAGCCTAAAGGCAGCTCGGCTGGGCATAATGGTTTAAAGAATATAGAAGCGGTGCTGGGGAACAACAATTACCCACGATTACGTTTCGGCATCAGTGATAACTATCCGAAAGGGCGGCAGGTTGATTACGTGCTAAGCGGCTTTGATGAGGATGAAAAACCTGAATTACCTGCGCTGATTGATCGTTCAATTGAGATGATTAAGAGTTTTGCCGCCATTGGTACTGAACTCACCATGACAAAATTCAACAAATAA
- a CDS encoding M1 family metallopeptidase encodes MKLNLMASLTLAFMATASLSQAQRPQLPGPDPNAPASNYNYHETFGPLFYTKNGNEFRAASGEPGPHYWQNRADYQLNAHLNDQTNEITGSEVLTYTNNSPQKLGFLWMSLEQNLFKQESRGTAIVPPTGSRNGGGGQVFDAGFKIKSVKAQLGAKGTFVPVKFLINDTRMQVFLPSSLAAGGAQLKLQVEYSFTPPNYGSDRTGVLSTKNGKIFTIAQWYPRMCVYDDITGWNVVPYTGPGEFYLEYGDFDYTITAPANHIVFGSGELLNPQEVYTSEQQKRWAKAAQSEQTVMIRSANEVIDAASRPAGKKELTWHFRVKNSRDASWASSAAFIVDAAKMDLPSGRKSMSISAYPVESDGVNAWGRSTEYTKKSIEYNSKKWFEFPYPNATTVAGIVGGMEYPGIVFCGYRSRGASLYSVNDHEFGHNWFPMVVGSNERLYGWMDEGFNTFINTLSTENFNNGEYKPNRPVDMHRTGAFFTRPDMESIMNAAAGIKERNNGTLLYSKPSAGLVMLREQILGPERFDFAFRTYIERWAYKHPTPDDFFRTMENAGGESLQWFWRGWFMNNWRLDVGVRDVKYVDNDPSKGALITLDNLEKMAMPVILEIKTKDGKTDRINLPVEIWERNAYWTFKYPSTSEIQSVTYDPDKVLPDYNPDNNVWTSK; translated from the coding sequence ATGAAATTAAACCTGATGGCCAGCTTAACCCTGGCTTTTATGGCAACGGCAAGTCTGAGCCAGGCGCAACGGCCTCAGTTGCCAGGACCAGATCCTAACGCGCCTGCCAGCAATTATAACTATCATGAAACTTTCGGACCGCTGTTTTACACTAAAAACGGTAATGAGTTTAGGGCAGCCAGTGGCGAACCTGGTCCGCATTATTGGCAAAACCGGGCCGACTACCAGTTAAATGCTCACCTGAACGATCAGACGAATGAAATTACAGGTAGTGAGGTTTTAACTTATACCAACAACAGTCCGCAGAAATTAGGCTTTTTGTGGATGAGCTTGGAGCAAAACTTATTTAAGCAAGAGTCAAGAGGTACTGCTATTGTACCGCCAACCGGCAGCCGTAATGGCGGCGGGGGCCAAGTATTTGATGCGGGTTTTAAAATTAAATCGGTAAAGGCACAATTGGGTGCTAAAGGCACGTTTGTACCGGTTAAGTTTTTAATAAACGATACCCGCATGCAGGTATTTTTACCGAGCAGCTTAGCCGCAGGTGGTGCACAGTTAAAATTACAGGTTGAGTATTCTTTTACTCCGCCTAATTATGGTTCAGACCGTACGGGTGTACTATCTACCAAAAACGGTAAAATATTCACCATTGCCCAATGGTACCCACGTATGTGCGTGTATGATGATATAACCGGTTGGAACGTTGTGCCTTATACTGGCCCGGGCGAGTTCTACCTGGAATATGGTGATTTTGATTATACCATTACCGCACCGGCCAACCATATCGTGTTTGGTTCGGGCGAGTTGCTGAACCCGCAGGAGGTATATACATCTGAGCAGCAAAAGCGGTGGGCTAAGGCAGCACAAAGCGAGCAAACTGTAATGATTCGTTCAGCAAATGAGGTGATTGATGCTGCTTCACGCCCGGCGGGTAAAAAGGAGCTAACCTGGCATTTTAGAGTGAAAAACTCACGCGATGCTTCCTGGGCTTCATCAGCTGCGTTTATTGTAGATGCCGCTAAAATGGATTTGCCAAGTGGTCGTAAATCGATGTCTATTTCTGCCTACCCAGTAGAAAGTGATGGTGTTAATGCCTGGGGCCGTTCAACTGAATATACCAAAAAATCAATTGAATATAATTCCAAAAAATGGTTTGAGTTCCCGTACCCTAATGCTACAACCGTAGCCGGTATTGTAGGCGGTATGGAATATCCGGGTATTGTATTTTGTGGATACCGCAGCCGTGGTGCCAGCTTGTACAGTGTTAACGATCATGAATTTGGTCACAACTGGTTCCCGATGGTAGTAGGTTCTAACGAGCGTTTGTATGGCTGGATGGATGAAGGTTTTAATACGTTCATCAACACCCTATCTACCGAAAACTTTAACAATGGCGAGTATAAACCTAATCGCCCGGTAGATATGCACCGTACTGGCGCTTTCTTTACTCGTCCTGATATGGAAAGTATCATGAATGCAGCAGCCGGTATTAAAGAGCGTAATAATGGTACGCTGTTGTATTCTAAACCAAGCGCTGGTTTGGTGATGCTGCGTGAGCAGATATTAGGCCCTGAGCGGTTTGATTTTGCTTTCAGAACTTATATTGAGCGCTGGGCTTACAAGCACCCTACACCTGATGATTTTTTCAGAACTATGGAAAATGCAGGTGGCGAAAGCTTACAATGGTTCTGGCGCGGCTGGTTTATGAACAATTGGCGTTTGGATGTAGGGGTACGTGATGTGAAATACGTAGATAACGACCCAAGCAAAGGTGCCCTGATTACGTTGGATAATCTGGAAAAAATGGCTATGCCGGTGATTCTGGAAATTAAAACCAAAGACGGCAAAACCGACCGCATCAACCTGCCGGTTGAAATTTGGGAGCGTAATGCATACTGGACCTTCAAGTATCCATCAACTTCAGAAATTCAATCAGTAACTTACGACCCAGACAAGGTACTGCCGGACTACAACCCGGACAATAATGTTTGGACCAGTAAATAA
- a CDS encoding glycosyltransferase family 117 protein — protein sequence MNNYNKINNLFGWLAFIIASATYILTLEPSASFWDCGEFIACIHRLQVAHQPGAPLFTMIGKAFSLLSFGNNAKVAYWTNVSSALASGATILFLFWSITALARKILIKRTEDLTQTNLILIMGAGLVGALAYTFSDTFWFSAVESEVYAQSSLCTAIVFWAILKFDAHADEPYADRWLVFIAYIMGLSIGVHLLNLLVMPAIALVIYFRRTKTITTSGVIGSFMLGVVVLGLILWGIIQYTVKGAAYSDLLFVNTLNFGFGSGATLFYLLIVATLVAGIYYSVTTSKAGLIVAVSCFIVALTISGGFVGLIAGAVVVALLEYILKVRQHRYALNMVLICTLFILFGYSSFVMIVIRAKAGTNLNNSDPQDAFALNSYLNRDQYGETPLMYGQYFDAQQTDQTEGSTLYRRGKTKYEVAGKKVTPVYDRNTLFPRIFDSHPNQAAFYRQWLQLSQDQKPTFTDNMKFFFSWQVYQMYARYFLWNFAGRTNEMDGQNNSAGIDGNWIGPRDWFKHYPYAVTESKSYNRLYFLPFIIGLLGLIYHFKRDNKDASVVALLFFFTGMAIVLYLNQNPLQPRERDYAYAGSFYAFAIWIGLGVLFIAEQFSKRVNPKMGAAIATVICLLAAPVLMASQEWNDHDRSTKLTPHDMAYNYLNSCEKNAILFTYGDNDTYPLWYIQEVEGVRPDVRIVNLSLLGTDWYIRQMKQQMNASAPLPITMPNEKFEAGVRDVVYFSDMGIAAPTPVKEIFDFITSDSPNAKKQSEYTGSVENYLPTKNFKLSINPDEVVQTGTVPAAQKGQIDSAMIWKYNSNYVTKDNLAVLDILAHNNWKRPVYFAITVGSENMMGMDKYMHDEGFAYHLQPLKADTSVAAGEATNTLTMYNNIMNKFRWGNMKNARYLDHESLTMFYPIIMRQFSTLMSNLLREGHADLARNVLKKYDEVMPDIIPESEVAVRKFYMIENAYQLSQPQIAAKWVTKLDDYLVNSLDYNYSAMNSEEFNQRDVQVGISILNSLMGLTKDSHQTELNTKISSQLKDYESKFGAIMNAAQGQ from the coding sequence ATGAATAATTACAACAAGATTAATAACCTGTTCGGCTGGCTTGCCTTTATTATTGCCTCAGCCACGTACATCCTCACGCTCGAACCCTCGGCCAGTTTCTGGGATTGCGGCGAGTTCATTGCCTGTATTCACCGCTTGCAAGTGGCCCACCAACCAGGTGCACCATTGTTCACCATGATTGGCAAAGCATTTTCGCTGCTTTCATTCGGTAACAATGCTAAAGTAGCGTACTGGACCAACGTAAGTTCGGCATTAGCCAGCGGCGCCACTATTCTGTTCCTGTTCTGGAGCATTACAGCTCTAGCCCGCAAAATATTAATTAAGCGCACAGAAGACTTAACGCAAACCAACCTGATCCTGATTATGGGTGCTGGCCTGGTAGGTGCACTGGCTTATACTTTTTCAGATACCTTCTGGTTTTCGGCTGTTGAGTCGGAAGTATATGCCCAATCATCATTGTGTACAGCTATCGTTTTCTGGGCTATCCTGAAGTTTGATGCACATGCTGATGAACCTTATGCCGACCGCTGGTTGGTTTTTATTGCTTACATCATGGGCCTTTCTATCGGTGTGCACTTGCTTAACTTATTAGTTATGCCTGCTATTGCCCTGGTTATTTATTTCAGAAGAACCAAAACGATAACTACGAGTGGTGTAATTGGTTCTTTTATGCTGGGCGTAGTAGTGTTGGGCCTTATTTTATGGGGCATTATCCAGTACACAGTTAAGGGTGCAGCTTATTCTGACTTGTTGTTTGTAAACACCTTAAACTTTGGTTTTGGCAGCGGTGCTACCCTATTTTACCTGCTGATTGTAGCTACCCTGGTAGCCGGCATTTATTATTCGGTTACTACTTCAAAAGCTGGTTTAATTGTAGCAGTATCTTGTTTTATAGTGGCTTTAACTATTAGCGGCGGCTTTGTAGGCTTAATTGCAGGTGCCGTAGTAGTGGCTTTGCTGGAGTATATTTTAAAAGTGCGCCAGCACCGTTATGCACTTAACATGGTACTCATTTGTACCTTGTTCATCCTGTTCGGCTATAGCTCGTTTGTGATGATTGTAATTCGGGCTAAAGCAGGTACCAACTTAAATAACAGCGACCCTCAGGATGCTTTTGCCCTGAACAGCTACCTGAACCGCGACCAATACGGCGAAACCCCGTTAATGTATGGCCAGTATTTTGATGCCCAGCAAACCGATCAAACTGAAGGCTCGACCCTTTACCGCCGTGGCAAAACCAAATATGAAGTAGCTGGTAAGAAAGTAACTCCGGTTTATGACCGCAATACACTTTTCCCTCGTATTTTTGATTCGCACCCTAACCAGGCTGCGTTTTACCGCCAGTGGTTGCAACTGAGCCAAGATCAAAAACCTACGTTTACTGATAACATGAAGTTCTTTTTTAGCTGGCAGGTCTACCAAATGTATGCCCGCTACTTTTTATGGAACTTTGCCGGCCGAACCAACGAAATGGATGGTCAAAACAATAGTGCCGGTATCGATGGCAACTGGATTGGTCCGCGCGATTGGTTTAAGCATTACCCTTATGCAGTTACCGAAAGTAAATCATACAACCGCTTATACTTCCTGCCATTCATCATCGGCTTACTGGGTTTAATTTACCACTTTAAACGTGATAATAAAGATGCCAGCGTGGTAGCCTTACTGTTCTTCTTTACTGGTATGGCCATTGTACTTTACCTGAATCAAAACCCATTACAGCCACGTGAGCGTGATTATGCTTATGCAGGTTCGTTTTACGCATTCGCTATCTGGATTGGTTTAGGTGTATTGTTTATTGCCGAACAATTTAGCAAGCGAGTAAACCCTAAAATGGGTGCTGCTATTGCGACCGTTATTTGTTTACTGGCAGCACCGGTATTGATGGCCAGCCAGGAATGGAACGACCATGACCGCTCTACCAAGTTAACACCGCATGATATGGCTTACAATTACCTGAACTCATGCGAAAAGAATGCGATTCTGTTCACTTATGGTGATAATGATACTTACCCGCTGTGGTACATTCAGGAAGTAGAAGGTGTACGTCCTGACGTACGTATTGTTAACCTGAGCTTATTAGGTACTGATTGGTACATCCGCCAAATGAAACAGCAGATGAACGCATCAGCTCCGCTGCCTATTACTATGCCGAACGAGAAATTTGAGGCTGGTGTACGTGACGTTGTTTACTTCAGCGACATGGGCATAGCGGCTCCAACTCCGGTAAAAGAAATATTTGATTTCATTACCTCCGATTCGCCAAACGCCAAAAAGCAATCTGAGTACACCGGTAGTGTAGAAAACTATCTGCCTACCAAAAACTTCAAACTCAGCATCAATCCTGATGAGGTAGTGCAAACCGGCACCGTTCCGGCTGCACAAAAAGGCCAAATTGATAGCGCCATGATCTGGAAGTACAATTCTAATTATGTAACTAAAGATAACTTGGCGGTGTTAGATATTCTGGCTCACAACAACTGGAAACGCCCTGTATATTTTGCGATTACCGTGGGTAGCGAAAACATGATGGGTATGGATAAATATATGCATGATGAAGGTTTTGCTTACCATTTGCAACCGCTTAAAGCCGATACCAGCGTTGCTGCCGGCGAAGCCACCAATACTTTAACCATGTATAACAACATCATGAACAAGTTTAGATGGGGTAACATGAAAAATGCCCGCTATTTGGATCATGAATCGTTAACCATGTTCTACCCTATCATTATGCGCCAGTTCAGCACGTTGATGTCAAACCTGCTGCGGGAAGGACATGCTGACTTAGCACGTAACGTACTGAAAAAATACGATGAAGTAATGCCAGACATTATTCCGGAAAGCGAAGTTGCCGTACGTAAGTTTTACATGATTGAAAATGCTTACCAGTTAAGCCAGCCACAAATAGCGGCTAAATGGGTTACCAAACTAGATGATTACCTGGTTAATTCATTGGATTATAACTATTCGGCTATGAACTCGGAAGAGTTTAACCAACGTGATGTACAGGTAGGTATATCTATCCTGAACAGTTTGATGGGCTTAACTAAAGACAGCCACCAAACTGAGCTGAATACAAAAATCAGCAGTCAGCTTAAAGATTACGAATCTAAATTTGGCGCTATCATGAATGCCGCTCAAGGTCAGTAA
- a CDS encoding outer membrane beta-barrel family protein, with the protein MKNLLWAVLLFLGLSSFVHAQTTLKIKGVVIDSAKNEPLSYGTVALKNAKTGLPVKSVLTQADGTFELANIKSQSLQLALISVGYQTKTITLTDTTSAVIDLGKLLLSGATHALKEVAVTATKPLMKQEVDRMSYDVQADPEAKSLTALDMMRKVPLLSVDGNNNIKLRGNDSYKILVNGKESALMARSPSDILKAMPATNIERIEVITTPPARYDAEGLAGIINIITKKNGDQGYNGNISARYNSVYGPGINLNATAKQGKFGVNGYIGYNRRNTLSTGFENSSVFNSPASSLLQNGTRANGGNNTYGTAELSYEIDSLNLLTGSFSNYYGNYTQDMSQQTLLLTGNNLVNQSYMQNNNGDNDYSGLDASINYQLGFKRSKQQLLTFSYKYSNSKNKQFTDVMFDDRNNYNQSNYQQHNNSGNREHTLQLDYAHPVKKLSIEAGGKAILRNNFSSFYNDVYSNNAQTYITDPTQTNDFKYIQDVISVYNTYQLKLEKWAFKGGLRLEHTYTDADFTSTATKINQNYNNLVPSLSVQRSFKTSSFTFGFSQRIQRPGIWQLNPFVDRSNPKYLNQGNPNLRPATTNNFELGYSNFAKGSLNISTNYSFSKNSAQSVTTFNPIDTVTTTTYLNAGSRRAWGLDVSFNYPITQKLSVNANVEALRVWIRGTYNGDFVANHGYQGYGSAYASYKFSNGYRLNINTGYYSRFVLLQGVDNYYFSTGASASKDFWKNKATINLAVGNPFKKYNKNDYITRTNDFYTTSKNYNYYRNISVNFTYKFGKLNGNIKRNEKSIQNDDVSGGGNSH; encoded by the coding sequence ATGAAAAATTTGCTTTGGGCAGTATTGCTGTTTTTAGGCCTGAGTAGCTTCGTACACGCACAAACTACCCTGAAAATTAAAGGGGTAGTTATTGATTCGGCTAAAAATGAACCCTTAAGCTATGGTACCGTGGCTTTAAAAAATGCTAAAACCGGTTTGCCGGTAAAAAGCGTGCTTACCCAAGCCGATGGTACTTTCGAACTGGCTAATATCAAATCGCAATCTTTGCAACTGGCTTTAATCTCGGTAGGTTATCAAACCAAAACCATTACCCTTACAGATACCACTAGCGCCGTTATTGATTTAGGCAAGCTATTGCTATCAGGCGCAACCCACGCTTTAAAAGAAGTAGCCGTAACTGCAACTAAACCGCTCATGAAGCAGGAGGTTGACCGCATGAGCTATGATGTGCAGGCCGATCCGGAAGCCAAATCATTAACTGCCTTGGATATGATGCGCAAAGTACCGCTGCTTTCGGTAGATGGTAACAACAACATTAAGCTGCGGGGCAACGATAGCTACAAAATTTTGGTGAATGGAAAAGAATCGGCTTTAATGGCCAGAAGCCCGTCGGATATTCTGAAAGCCATGCCCGCTACCAACATTGAGCGAATTGAAGTAATTACCACGCCACCCGCACGGTATGATGCCGAGGGGCTAGCCGGTATCATCAACATCATCACCAAGAAGAACGGCGACCAAGGTTACAATGGCAACATTAGTGCTCGTTACAATTCGGTTTACGGGCCGGGCATTAACCTGAATGCAACAGCCAAACAAGGCAAGTTTGGTGTTAATGGTTACATTGGTTACAACAGGCGCAATACATTATCAACCGGCTTTGAAAATAGTAGTGTATTTAACTCGCCAGCCTCATCATTGTTACAAAATGGTACCCGTGCTAACGGCGGCAACAATACGTATGGTACTGCCGAATTAAGTTACGAGATTGATAGCTTAAACCTGCTTACGGGATCATTCAGTAACTATTATGGCAATTATACGCAAGATATGAGCCAGCAAACCCTATTGCTGACTGGTAACAACCTGGTTAATCAATCTTACATGCAAAATAATAATGGAGATAATGATTACAGCGGGCTTGATGCCAGTATTAATTATCAATTAGGTTTTAAGCGCAGTAAACAGCAGTTGCTTACTTTCTCTTACAAGTACAGCAACTCAAAAAATAAGCAGTTTACTGATGTCATGTTTGATGATCGAAACAATTATAATCAGTCTAACTATCAGCAACATAATAACTCCGGTAACCGGGAGCATACGTTGCAATTAGATTATGCACATCCGGTGAAAAAGTTGAGCATTGAGGCAGGTGGCAAAGCTATTTTACGTAATAACTTCAGTAGCTTCTATAATGATGTTTACAGCAACAATGCACAAACCTATATCACTGATCCTACACAAACTAACGATTTTAAGTATATTCAGGATGTGATCAGCGTGTATAATACTTACCAATTAAAGCTGGAAAAGTGGGCTTTTAAAGGTGGTTTACGTTTAGAGCATACTTATACTGATGCCGATTTTACCTCAACGGCTACTAAGATCAATCAAAACTATAATAACCTGGTGCCTTCCTTATCAGTGCAACGAAGCTTTAAAACCAGCAGCTTTACTTTTGGCTTTAGTCAGCGTATCCAGCGGCCGGGTATATGGCAGTTGAATCCTTTTGTTGACCGTTCAAATCCTAAATATTTAAATCAGGGTAATCCAAATTTACGACCAGCCACCACCAATAACTTTGAATTGGGCTATAGTAACTTTGCTAAAGGTTCGTTAAATATCAGTACCAACTATTCGTTCTCTAAAAATTCGGCACAGAGTGTAACTACATTTAACCCGATTGATACCGTAACCACCACCACGTACCTGAATGCCGGTTCAAGGCGCGCCTGGGGGCTTGATGTAAGCTTTAATTATCCAATAACTCAAAAGCTGAGTGTAAATGCCAATGTTGAAGCATTGCGGGTATGGATTAGAGGAACCTACAACGGTGACTTTGTAGCCAACCACGGTTATCAGGGATATGGTTCTGCTTATGCCAGCTACAAGTTTAGTAATGGTTATCGCCTTAACATTAATACCGGTTATTACAGCCGGTTTGTTTTGCTGCAAGGGGTAGATAATTATTATTTTTCAACAGGGGCCAGCGCTTCAAAAGATTTCTGGAAAAACAAAGCAACTATTAACCTGGCGGTAGGTAACCCTTTCAAGAAGTATAACAAGAATGACTACATTACCCGAACTAATGATTTTTATACTACTTCCAAAAACTACAACTACTATCGCAATATCAGCGTGAATTTCACTTACAAGTTTGGCAAGCTGAATGGCAATATCAAACGCAATGAAAAAAGTATACAGAATGATGATGTAAGCGGCGGCGGCAATAGCCATTAA
- a CDS encoding carboxypeptidase-like regulatory domain-containing protein gives MKLNYIIPILLLLTIGRVEAQNTLKGSVVESGTNTKLPEAFVHDMNSKQMTLTDVKGNFQIPTAVGHILIFSSPGYVSDTLYLVDLVTRTIKLTPQSIALREVSIRSTRFDPRRDYPEIYQRSKVYVLSPTTWFGKDAKDARRLKHYFAREVEERHVDSIFTRAYVSSIVPLKGQQLEDFMTMYRPSYAFLHSNNGESLAVYINDSYKKYQALPPDKRTMPRLTSQ, from the coding sequence ATGAAACTCAACTATATTATACCGATACTTCTGTTGTTGACTATAGGTCGGGTAGAAGCGCAAAATACCCTGAAGGGATCGGTAGTTGAAAGTGGTACTAATACTAAATTGCCGGAAGCCTTTGTGCATGACATGAACAGTAAGCAAATGACGCTTACCGATGTGAAAGGTAATTTTCAAATACCTACCGCAGTAGGGCACATCCTTATTTTTTCTTCACCTGGCTATGTGTCTGATACGCTGTATCTGGTTGATTTAGTAACTCGCACCATCAAATTAACGCCGCAAAGTATTGCCCTGCGTGAGGTAAGCATCCGTTCAACCCGGTTTGACCCACGTCGTGATTATCCTGAAATCTATCAGCGTAGTAAAGTTTATGTACTATCGCCCACAACCTGGTTTGGTAAAGATGCTAAAGATGCACGCCGGCTTAAACATTATTTTGCCCGCGAGGTAGAAGAGCGACATGTGGATTCTATCTTCACCCGCGCTTATGTAAGTAGTATAGTGCCACTCAAGGGGCAGCAGTTGGAAGATTTCATGACTATGTACCGCCCAAGTTATGCCTTTTTGCACAGTAATAATGGTGAATCATTAGCGGTGTACATTAACGACAGTTACAAAAAATATCAGGCTTTACCACCAGATAAACGTACGATGCCGCGCTTAACCAGCCAGTAA
- a CDS encoding 50S ribosomal protein L25/general stress protein Ctc — MKSIAISGSQRENVGKRDAKELRYQGLVPAVLYGGATQTHFSVSAADMKTVVYTPEVQFIDLEIGGTTTQAIIKDMQFHPLTDEMLHIDFLQLDNEKPVAIEIPIRLTGTSPGVKMGGKLVQKLRKLRVKALPGNHQDAIEVSIEGLEVGKSVRVRDISIPNLIITNAGEDTIVSVTTSRALRQAEQEAASGKK, encoded by the coding sequence ATGAAATCAATTGCTATTAGCGGTTCTCAGAGAGAGAACGTAGGGAAACGCGACGCTAAAGAACTGCGTTACCAAGGCTTAGTGCCTGCAGTACTTTATGGTGGGGCAACACAAACCCACTTTTCAGTGTCCGCAGCTGATATGAAAACGGTTGTTTATACACCCGAAGTTCAATTCATCGACTTGGAAATTGGTGGTACTACCACTCAGGCTATCATTAAAGATATGCAGTTTCATCCGTTAACTGACGAGATGTTGCACATCGACTTTTTACAATTGGATAACGAGAAACCTGTAGCTATCGAAATTCCAATCCGTTTAACCGGTACTTCTCCAGGTGTTAAAATGGGTGGTAAACTGGTACAGAAATTACGCAAACTGCGTGTTAAAGCACTTCCAGGTAATCACCAGGATGCTATTGAAGTAAGCATTGAAGGTTTAGAAGTAGGTAAATCTGTTCGCGTTCGCGATATCAGCATCCCGAATCTGATTATTACTAATGCTGGTGAAGATACCATTGTATCTGTAACTACTTCACGTGCTTTACGTCAGGCTGAGCAGGAAGCTGCTTCAGGCAAGAAGTAA